A single region of the Azospirillum fermentarium genome encodes:
- a CDS encoding polyphosphate kinase 2 family protein has protein sequence MPADKNAADRNGQTRNGKIRLDRIDMDAGRLKNREEYDKRLAKLQKELLHIQQTYWHSKRRAIIVFEGWDAAGKGGCIRRLTEPLDPRGFHVWPISAPTKEEQGKHYLYRFWTRLPAPGGFAVFDRSWYGRVMVERVEGFATKDQWKRAYGEIRDFEKMLTDDGARIIKLFMHITPDEQLNRFRERLTNPYKRWKLTEEDLRNRARWGDYTKAVEQMFDETSTPNAQWHAVGANSKWTARIRVLEIITAALREGVDITPPPIDPEMAEAAAEVLGVHVSTLLRAAPGE, from the coding sequence ATGCCCGCCGATAAGAACGCCGCCGACAGGAACGGCCAGACCAGGAACGGCAAGATCCGCCTGGACAGGATCGACATGGACGCCGGGCGGCTGAAGAACCGGGAGGAATACGACAAGCGCCTCGCCAAGCTGCAAAAGGAGCTGCTGCACATCCAGCAGACCTATTGGCACTCCAAGCGCCGCGCCATCATCGTGTTCGAAGGCTGGGACGCCGCCGGCAAGGGCGGCTGCATCCGCCGCCTGACCGAACCGCTCGACCCCCGCGGCTTCCACGTGTGGCCCATCTCCGCGCCCACCAAGGAGGAGCAGGGCAAGCATTACCTCTACCGCTTCTGGACCCGGCTGCCGGCCCCCGGCGGCTTCGCCGTCTTCGACCGCTCGTGGTACGGGCGGGTGATGGTGGAGCGGGTGGAGGGCTTCGCCACCAAGGACCAGTGGAAGCGCGCCTACGGCGAGATCCGCGATTTCGAAAAGATGCTGACCGACGACGGTGCGCGCATCATCAAGCTGTTCATGCACATCACCCCCGACGAGCAGCTCAACCGTTTCCGCGAACGGCTGACCAACCCCTACAAGCGCTGGAAACTGACCGAAGAGGATCTGCGCAACCGGGCGCGCTGGGGCGATTACACCAAGGCCGTCGAACAGATGTTCGACGAGACCTCCACCCCCAACGCCCAATGGCACGCGGTGGGCGCCAATTCCAAATGGACCGCCCGCATCCGCGTGCTGGAGATCATCACGGCGGCCCTGCGCGAGGGCGTTGACATCACCCCGCCCCCCATCGACCCCGAGATGGCCGAAGCGGCGGCGGAGGTGCTGGGGGTGCATGTCAGCACCCTGTTGCGGGCGGCACCGGGGGAGTGA
- a CDS encoding alpha-1,4-glucan--maltose-1-phosphate maltosyltransferase has product MTFTAAGPRLRHPDTGTGTSPDVRSHARSSDHRMDALAADRITIEDVYPELDGGRFPVKRVVGDTLDVWADIYTDGTFVLGAAVLFRAEGDEAWAEVPMTLVDNDRWVGHVPLTRNTLVTYTVTAWRDVWESWRADFTKKVNAGLDVGLEVIEGRRFIEQAARQNHGDARMRLEAIVERFHTLQGADLIAYALSDEPRAAMAAHGERAYLSRYTRDLQVWVDRQRARFSTWFEIFPRSASPDPGRPGTLRDVTGLLPMVRDMGFDVLYFPPIHPIGRSFRKGPNNSLNPGPADPGVPYAIGAEEGGHDAIDPMIGTLEDFRALVAEAGRQGIEIALDFAVQCSPDHPWIKEHPEWFYWRPDGTIRYAENPPKKYQDIVNVSFYRESYPDLWFALRGVVLFWCREGVRIFRVDNPHTKPFPFWEWLIAEVRRDFPDAIFLAEAFTRPKLMQRLAKLGFSQSYSYFTWRNTKEELSGYLWELTHGPSDFMQPNFFPTTPDILPPALSRGGRGAHMARAVLAGTLSPSYGLYAPYLLCEAEPYPGKEEFNHSEKYEIRHWNWDRPGNIRGYIARLNAIRHQNPALQSFTNLLFLNAWNDWMLAYAKMTPDRNNVVVAVVNLDPHNAQECRFEVPLWELGLSDDASVAVEDLWSGHRFVWTGKVQHVWLDPYSNPAGLWRMARMG; this is encoded by the coding sequence ATGACCTTCACCGCCGCCGGCCCGCGGCTCCGGCACCCGGACACCGGGACCGGAACCTCCCCCGACGTCCGGTCCCATGCCCGTTCGTCGGATCACCGGATGGACGCTCTCGCCGCGGACCGCATCACCATCGAAGACGTCTATCCCGAACTGGACGGCGGCCGTTTCCCGGTGAAGCGGGTGGTGGGCGACACGCTGGACGTGTGGGCCGACATCTACACCGACGGCACCTTCGTCCTGGGCGCCGCCGTGCTTTTCCGTGCCGAGGGGGATGAGGCGTGGGCCGAGGTGCCCATGACCCTGGTGGACAACGACCGCTGGGTGGGGCATGTGCCGCTGACCCGCAATACGCTGGTCACCTACACCGTCACCGCGTGGCGCGACGTGTGGGAAAGCTGGCGGGCCGACTTCACGAAGAAGGTCAACGCCGGCCTGGATGTGGGCCTGGAGGTGATCGAGGGCCGCCGCTTCATCGAACAGGCGGCCCGGCAGAACCACGGCGATGCCCGGATGCGGCTGGAGGCCATCGTGGAGCGGTTCCACACGCTCCAGGGTGCCGATCTCATCGCCTATGCCCTGTCGGACGAACCGCGGGCGGCCATGGCGGCCCATGGGGAACGGGCCTACCTGTCCCGCTACACCCGCGATCTGCAGGTGTGGGTGGACCGCCAGCGGGCGCGGTTTTCCACATGGTTCGAGATCTTCCCCCGCTCGGCATCGCCCGATCCGGGGCGGCCCGGCACGCTGCGCGATGTGACCGGGCTGCTGCCCATGGTGCGGGACATGGGGTTCGACGTGCTTTATTTCCCCCCCATCCACCCCATCGGGCGGTCCTTTCGCAAGGGGCCGAACAACAGCCTGAACCCGGGCCCCGCCGATCCCGGCGTGCCCTATGCCATCGGGGCGGAGGAGGGCGGGCACGACGCCATCGACCCCATGATCGGCACGCTGGAGGATTTCCGCGCCCTGGTGGCCGAGGCCGGGCGCCAGGGCATCGAAATCGCCCTGGACTTCGCCGTCCAATGCTCCCCCGACCATCCGTGGATCAAGGAACATCCCGAATGGTTCTACTGGCGCCCCGACGGCACCATCCGCTACGCCGAGAACCCGCCGAAGAAGTACCAGGACATCGTGAACGTCAGCTTCTACCGCGAGTCCTACCCGGACCTGTGGTTCGCGCTGCGTGGCGTGGTGCTGTTCTGGTGCCGGGAGGGGGTGCGGATCTTCCGTGTGGACAACCCCCACACCAAGCCGTTCCCGTTCTGGGAATGGCTGATCGCCGAGGTGCGGCGGGACTTCCCCGACGCCATCTTCCTGGCCGAAGCCTTCACCCGGCCCAAGCTGATGCAGCGGCTGGCCAAGCTGGGGTTCAGCCAGTCCTACAGCTATTTCACCTGGCGCAACACCAAGGAGGAGCTGAGCGGGTATCTGTGGGAACTGACCCACGGGCCGTCGGATTTCATGCAGCCCAACTTCTTCCCCACCACCCCCGACATCCTGCCCCCGGCGCTCAGCCGCGGCGGGCGGGGGGCGCACATGGCGCGTGCGGTGCTGGCCGGCACGCTGTCGCCCAGCTACGGCCTCTACGCCCCCTATCTGCTGTGCGAGGCGGAGCCCTATCCGGGCAAGGAGGAGTTCAACCATTCGGAAAAGTACGAGATCCGCCATTGGAACTGGGACCGGCCCGGCAACATCCGCGGCTATATCGCCCGGCTGAACGCCATCCGCCATCAGAACCCGGCGCTGCAGAGCTTCACCAACCTGCTGTTCCTCAACGCCTGGAACGACTGGATGCTGGCCTATGCCAAGATGACGCCCGACCGGAACAACGTGGTGGTGGCGGTGGTCAACCTGGACCCCCACAACGCCCAGGAATGCCGGTTCGAGGTGCCGCTGTGGGAACTGGGCCTGTCCGACGACGCCTCGGTGGCGGTGGAGGATCTGTGGTCCGGCCACCGCTTCGTGTGGACGGGCAAGGTGCAGCATGTATGGCTCGACCCCTACAGCAACCCCGCCGGGCTCTGGCGCATGGCACGCATGGGCTGA
- a CDS encoding MarR family winged helix-turn-helix transcriptional regulator, whose product MTVPAVLLKLTAFLPYRLSVLANTISLTVARLYEKRFGITIPEWRVIAVLSGGRTLSASEVAAATAMERVQVSRAIGRMLDSGLILRETGDDDRRRADLTLTAKGAAIYDEIAPLALAYETELTAALSAGEMEQLDHLLGKLQARAAELAARPRDGHRDAP is encoded by the coding sequence ATGACCGTCCCCGCCGTCCTGCTGAAACTGACCGCCTTTCTGCCCTACCGCCTGTCGGTGCTGGCGAACACCATCAGCCTGACGGTGGCGCGGCTGTACGAGAAACGCTTCGGCATCACCATCCCCGAATGGCGGGTCATCGCGGTCTTGAGCGGCGGACGCACGCTGAGCGCCAGCGAGGTCGCCGCCGCCACCGCCATGGAGCGGGTGCAGGTCAGCCGCGCCATCGGACGGATGCTCGATTCCGGCCTGATCCTGCGGGAAACCGGCGATGACGACCGCCGCCGCGCCGACCTGACCCTGACCGCCAAAGGTGCCGCCATCTATGACGAGATCGCCCCCCTGGCGCTGGCCTATGAAACCGAACTGACCGCGGCCCTGTCGGCGGGCGAGATGGAACAGCTCGACCATCTGCTGGGCAAGCTTCAGGCCCGTGCCGCCGAACTGGCCGCCCGCCCGCGCGACGGCCACCGGGACGCACCATAA
- a CDS encoding carboxymuconolactone decarboxylase family protein, which yields MHKNWPQMATELSGALREVRGGAPEVMKAFSGIAQAALKADALDTKTKELIALGIAVAIRCDGCIAFHAEAAVKQGATRDEVMETMGMAIYMGAGPSVMYAAQAVEAFDQFTAKAAG from the coding sequence ATGCACAAGAACTGGCCGCAGATGGCGACGGAACTGTCGGGTGCCCTGCGCGAGGTGCGCGGCGGCGCGCCCGAGGTGATGAAGGCGTTTTCCGGCATCGCCCAGGCGGCGCTGAAGGCCGACGCGCTGGACACCAAGACCAAGGAACTCATCGCACTCGGGATCGCCGTCGCCATCCGCTGCGACGGCTGCATCGCCTTCCACGCCGAAGCGGCGGTGAAGCAGGGTGCGACCCGCGACGAGGTGATGGAAACCATGGGCATGGCGATCTACATGGGCGCCGGCCCCTCGGTCATGTACGCCGCCCAAGCGGTGGAGGCGTTCGACCAGTTCACGGCGAAGGCGGCGGGGTAA
- a CDS encoding efflux RND transporter periplasmic adaptor subunit — translation MTDRFILPLALLLSLTAVSAPSAADAPPPTRWTVISRPVEDLKAVFATVESVRQVKARTRIAGTLDGLTVREGDRVAEGQVIATVRDPKLALQRAALDARLTSLQAQMRQAQMDLDRASQLRATGSGSQQRLDDARTALDVLKAQSAAMAADRAVVEQQTREGDVLAPAAGRVLAVPAVDGAVMMAGEAVATLATDRTVLRLRLPERHARFIHVGDPVLVGDRGLSPEPHSLTRGTVTLVYPELVDGQVVADAVVAGLDGTFVGERVRVLVATGQRTATVVPAAFVTRQLGADTVRLADGRTVVVRVGRAVPAVDETTGGVEILSGLHPGDELVLPEGTR, via the coding sequence ATGACCGACCGTTTCATCCTGCCCCTGGCGCTGCTGCTGTCATTGACGGCTGTCAGCGCGCCGTCCGCCGCGGATGCACCGCCGCCCACCCGCTGGACGGTGATCAGCCGCCCGGTGGAGGATCTCAAGGCCGTGTTCGCCACCGTGGAAAGCGTGCGGCAGGTCAAGGCCCGCACCCGCATCGCCGGCACGCTCGACGGGCTGACGGTGCGCGAGGGCGACCGGGTGGCGGAGGGGCAGGTGATCGCCACCGTCCGCGATCCCAAACTGGCGCTGCAGCGCGCGGCCCTCGACGCCCGCCTCACCTCGCTTCAGGCGCAGATGCGTCAGGCCCAGATGGACCTGGACCGCGCCTCGCAACTGCGGGCCACCGGCAGCGGCAGCCAGCAGAGGCTGGACGACGCTCGCACCGCACTCGACGTGCTGAAGGCCCAGAGTGCGGCCATGGCCGCCGACCGCGCGGTGGTGGAGCAGCAGACGCGCGAGGGCGACGTGCTGGCCCCGGCGGCGGGCCGGGTGCTGGCGGTGCCGGCGGTGGACGGGGCCGTGATGATGGCGGGGGAGGCGGTGGCGACGCTCGCCACCGACCGCACGGTGCTGCGGCTGCGCCTGCCCGAACGCCACGCCCGCTTCATCCATGTGGGCGACCCGGTGTTGGTGGGCGACCGCGGCCTGTCGCCCGAACCGCACAGCCTGACCCGCGGCACGGTCACCCTGGTCTATCCCGAACTGGTGGACGGGCAGGTGGTGGCCGATGCGGTGGTGGCGGGGCTGGACGGCACCTTCGTCGGTGAACGGGTGCGGGTGCTGGTCGCCACCGGCCAGCGGACGGCCACGGTGGTGCCCGCCGCCTTCGTCACCCGCCAGTTGGGGGCCGACACCGTGCGGCTGGCCGACGGGCGCACGGTGGTGGTGCGGGTGGGCCGGGCGGTGCCGGCGGTCGATGAAACGACGGGCGGGGTGGAGATCCTCTCGGGCCTGCACCCCGGCGATGAACTGGTGCTGCCGGAGGGGACGCGATGA
- a CDS encoding YgaP family membrane protein yields MSIDRIVMAFAGTVILVSLALSQFHHPAWLWLTAFVGANLFQAAFTGFCPLAIILKRLGARPGVAFS; encoded by the coding sequence ATGAGCATCGACCGCATCGTCATGGCCTTTGCCGGCACCGTGATCCTGGTCAGCCTCGCCCTGTCACAGTTCCACCATCCGGCATGGCTGTGGCTGACCGCGTTCGTGGGCGCCAACCTGTTCCAGGCGGCGTTCACCGGCTTCTGCCCCCTGGCGATCATCCTGAAGCGTCTGGGTGCCCGCCCCGGCGTGGCCTTTTCCTGA
- a CDS encoding ArsR/SmtB family transcription factor, translated as MNTNFPPDGLRPAVRLLKALSSEPRLMILCELGTGERSVGELVAAVGLSQSALSQHLARLRADGLVRTRRQSQTIYYAVASREAADVIAVLAGLFCPGKAGGQPERTDIP; from the coding sequence ATGAATACGAATTTCCCCCCCGACGGGCTGCGGCCCGCCGTCCGGCTCTTGAAGGCGCTGTCGAGCGAACCGCGCCTGATGATCCTGTGCGAGTTGGGGACGGGGGAACGCAGCGTGGGCGAGCTGGTGGCGGCGGTGGGGTTGAGCCAATCGGCCCTGTCGCAGCATCTGGCGCGCCTGCGCGCCGACGGGCTGGTCCGCACCCGGCGCCAGTCCCAGACCATCTATTACGCGGTCGCCAGCCGGGAGGCCGCGGACGTCATCGCCGTCCTGGCCGGGCTTTTCTGCCCCGGCAAGGCCGGCGGCCAGCCCGAAAGGACCGACATTCCATGA
- a CDS encoding EVE domain-containing protein, translating into MTTAIPPALFPIPPAARRHWIAVASAEHVRIGRAGGFMQVCHGKEAPLRRIRPGDRVAYYSPTEVFRGKDRLQSFTAVGEVLAGTPYPFDMGGGFVPYRRDVMWVAAAETAPIHPLLDRLEFTAGNRNWGYQFRFGLFEVSAHDLSLIAWAMNAGAMNAGPGVPAEQAVAGDQPMRAMRQSPAGLL; encoded by the coding sequence ATGACCACCGCCATCCCGCCCGCCCTCTTCCCCATCCCGCCCGCCGCCCGGCGGCACTGGATCGCGGTGGCATCCGCCGAGCATGTGCGGATCGGGCGGGCCGGGGGCTTCATGCAGGTCTGCCATGGGAAGGAGGCGCCGCTGCGCCGCATCCGCCCCGGTGACCGGGTGGCCTATTACTCCCCGACCGAGGTGTTCCGCGGCAAGGACCGGCTGCAATCCTTCACCGCGGTGGGCGAGGTGCTGGCCGGCACCCCCTACCCCTTCGACATGGGCGGCGGTTTCGTGCCCTACCGCCGCGACGTGATGTGGGTGGCGGCGGCGGAAACCGCCCCCATCCACCCCCTGCTCGACCGGCTGGAGTTCACGGCGGGCAACCGCAACTGGGGCTATCAGTTCCGCTTCGGCCTGTTCGAGGTCAGCGCCCACGACCTGTCCCTGATTGCCTGGGCCATGAACGCCGGAGCCATGAACGCCGGTCCGGGCGTGCCCGCGGAACAGGCCGTGGCGGGGGATCAGCCCATGCGTGCCATGCGCCAGAGCCCGGCGGGGTTGCTGTAG
- a CDS encoding AbrB family transcriptional regulator, translated as MPALPPALRTAATVALTLAIALTGGGLFTLAGIPASWLMGGMVAVAAGAVGGAPLLMPPRVAAGAFVLLGVSMGSGITPDILDQLARWPLSMMLLAVAVLVSMAASAQWLERVHGWDRATAAYAAVPGALGMVLAFAASSNANLRRVALAQSLRLFTLVIAMPWILTWLTGAGGHLTAMTAQGAGLRDTALMLAAATAGGWILTKLRVGGSWLMGAMLTSAILHGTGTVHHNMPVFLLVAGFTATGAVIGSRFRGVTIGALRADLRPSLESVGLAMVLTAGFSALGAHLLSLPFGQFWLAYAPGGVEAMAVMAFSLGLDAAFVGTHHIVRIIGLTALLPVWAKRPG; from the coding sequence ATGCCAGCCTTGCCCCCGGCCCTCCGCACCGCCGCCACCGTCGCCCTGACGCTGGCCATCGCGTTAACGGGGGGCGGGCTGTTCACCCTGGCCGGCATCCCGGCATCGTGGCTGATGGGGGGCATGGTGGCGGTGGCCGCCGGCGCCGTCGGCGGGGCGCCGCTGCTGATGCCGCCGCGCGTGGCTGCCGGGGCCTTCGTGCTGCTCGGCGTGTCCATGGGATCGGGCATCACCCCGGACATTCTCGACCAACTGGCCCGCTGGCCGCTCAGCATGATGCTGCTGGCCGTCGCCGTGCTGGTGTCCATGGCCGCCAGCGCCCAATGGCTGGAGCGGGTTCACGGCTGGGACCGCGCCACCGCCGCCTATGCCGCCGTGCCCGGGGCGCTGGGCATGGTGCTGGCCTTCGCCGCCAGCAGCAACGCCAACCTGCGCCGGGTGGCGCTGGCCCAGAGCCTGCGCCTGTTCACCCTGGTCATCGCCATGCCGTGGATTCTGACGTGGCTGACCGGGGCCGGCGGGCACCTGACCGCCATGACCGCCCAAGGGGCGGGGCTGCGCGACACCGCGCTGATGCTGGCCGCCGCCACGGCGGGCGGGTGGATTCTCACCAAGCTGCGGGTGGGGGGAAGCTGGCTGATGGGCGCCATGCTGACCAGCGCCATCCTGCACGGCACCGGCACCGTGCACCACAACATGCCGGTCTTCCTGCTGGTGGCCGGCTTCACCGCCACGGGGGCGGTGATCGGCAGCCGGTTCCGCGGCGTAACCATCGGCGCCCTGCGCGCCGACCTGCGCCCGTCGCTGGAAAGCGTGGGTCTGGCGATGGTGCTGACGGCGGGATTCTCGGCGCTGGGGGCGCACCTGCTGTCCCTGCCCTTCGGACAATTCTGGCTGGCCTACGCCCCCGGCGGGGTGGAGGCGATGGCGGTCATGGCCTTTTCCCTGGGGCTGGACGCGGCGTTCGTCGGCACCCACCACATCGTGCGCATCATCGGGCTGACGGCCCTGCTGCCGGTGTGGGCCAAGCGGCCAGGCTGA
- the maiA gene encoding maleylacetoacetate isomerase encodes MDVYGYFRSSAAFRVRIALNLKGLSPDLHFIHLRKGDQNTPAYRAINPQGLIPALVDDDGTCLTQSLAIIEYLDERHPHPPLLPTDPAARARVRAVALAIACDIHPLNNLKVLNHLRDAFGIDDAGRQRWYAHWIAEGLTAVEALLAASPDTGPFCHGASPTIADIVLVPQVFNAQRMDCPLDAYPTIRTIVERCRALPAFHDAEPARQPDAEP; translated from the coding sequence ATGGATGTCTACGGCTATTTCCGCTCCTCCGCCGCGTTCCGCGTGCGCATCGCCTTGAACCTGAAGGGGCTGTCGCCGGACCTGCACTTCATTCACCTGCGCAAGGGGGACCAGAACACCCCCGCCTACCGCGCCATCAATCCCCAGGGGCTGATCCCGGCGCTGGTGGATGACGACGGGACGTGCCTGACCCAATCCCTGGCGATCATCGAGTATCTGGACGAGCGCCACCCCCACCCGCCGCTGCTGCCCACCGACCCGGCGGCCCGCGCGCGGGTGCGGGCCGTCGCGCTGGCCATTGCCTGCGACATCCACCCGCTGAACAATCTGAAGGTGCTGAACCACCTGCGCGATGCCTTCGGCATCGACGACGCCGGGCGGCAGCGCTGGTACGCCCATTGGATCGCCGAGGGGCTGACGGCGGTGGAAGCCCTGCTGGCCGCGTCCCCCGATACCGGGCCGTTCTGCCACGGCGCCAGCCCAACCATCGCCGACATCGTGCTGGTGCCCCAGGTGTTCAACGCGCAGCGCATGGATTGCCCGCTGGACGCCTATCCCACCATCCGCACCATCGTGGAGCGGTGCCGCGCCCTGCCCGCCTTCCACGACGCGGAACCGGCACGGCAGCCGGATGCGGAGCCGTAA
- the fahA gene encoding fumarylacetoacetase, whose product MTANPDPHTDPATDPNDPRRRSFVPVAADSHFPIQNLPFGIFSTPADPERRVGVAIGDRVLDLSVIAAAGLLPAEADADVFTQSSLNPFITNGPAVWRSVRTAVSHLLDAETPTLRDDTALRARALVPMADARMHLPVEVGGYTDFYSSRHHAANVGRMFRGADKPLLPNWLHLPVAYNGRASSVVVSGTPIPRPLGQTIAPGEETPRFGPCTKLDFELETAFVVGVGNPLGVPVPVDDAESRIFGVVLLNDWSARDIQQWEYAPLGPFNAKSFGTSISPWVVTLDALEPFRVPGPVQEPEPLPYLRAQGDHAFDVALEVAVRPAGDERTTTVCRSNLRHLYWSMAQQLAHHTVSGCNTRVGDLMASGTISGPEPESFASLLELTWNGRDPLTLAGGVTRTFLEDGDAVTITGWCQGDGYRIGFGTVGGRILPAPPMKG is encoded by the coding sequence ATGACCGCAAACCCCGATCCCCACACCGATCCGGCCACCGATCCCAACGATCCCCGCCGCCGCTCGTTCGTGCCGGTGGCGGCGGACAGCCATTTTCCCATCCAGAACCTGCCCTTCGGCATCTTTTCCACCCCCGCCGACCCGGAGCGGCGGGTGGGGGTGGCGATCGGGGACCGGGTGCTGGACCTGAGCGTCATCGCCGCCGCCGGGCTGTTGCCGGCGGAAGCCGATGCCGACGTCTTCACCCAGAGCAGCCTGAACCCCTTCATCACCAATGGCCCGGCGGTGTGGCGGTCGGTACGGACGGCGGTGTCCCATCTGCTGGACGCCGAAACGCCCACCCTGCGCGACGACACGGCCCTGCGTGCCCGCGCACTGGTGCCCATGGCCGATGCGCGGATGCACCTGCCCGTCGAGGTGGGCGGCTACACCGATTTCTATTCCTCGCGCCATCACGCCGCCAACGTGGGCCGCATGTTCCGTGGGGCGGACAAGCCACTGCTGCCCAACTGGCTGCACCTGCCGGTGGCCTACAACGGGCGGGCCAGTTCGGTGGTGGTCAGCGGCACCCCCATCCCCCGCCCGCTGGGCCAGACCATCGCACCGGGGGAGGAGACGCCACGCTTCGGCCCCTGCACCAAGCTGGATTTCGAGCTGGAAACCGCCTTCGTCGTCGGGGTCGGCAACCCGCTGGGCGTGCCGGTGCCGGTGGACGACGCGGAATCGCGCATCTTCGGCGTGGTCCTGCTGAACGACTGGAGCGCGCGCGACATCCAGCAGTGGGAGTACGCCCCCCTGGGGCCGTTCAACGCCAAGAGCTTCGGTACCTCCATTTCGCCGTGGGTGGTGACGCTGGACGCGCTGGAGCCGTTCCGCGTGCCGGGGCCGGTGCAGGAGCCGGAACCCCTGCCCTATCTGCGCGCCCAAGGCGACCACGCCTTCGACGTGGCGCTGGAGGTGGCCGTGCGCCCGGCGGGGGACGAGCGGACCACGACGGTGTGCCGGTCGAACCTGCGCCATCTCTATTGGAGCATGGCCCAGCAACTGGCCCACCACACGGTGTCGGGCTGCAACACGCGGGTGGGCGACCTGATGGCCTCGGGCACCATCAGCGGGCCGGAACCGGAGTCCTTCGCCAGCCTGCTGGAGTTGACCTGGAACGGGCGCGACCCGCTGACGCTGGCCGGCGGCGTGACCCGGACGTTTCTGGAGGACGGGGACGCGGTGACCATCACCGGCTGGTGCCAGGGCGACGGCTACCGCATCGGGTTCGGCACCGTCGGCGGGCGGATCCTCCCCGCCCCGCCCATGAAAGGATAA
- a CDS encoding VOC family protein, with amino-acid sequence MRIEQIHHVAYRCKDARETVEFYRRVLNMDFLVAISEDRVPSTKEPDPYMHVFLDAGNGNILAFFEVPHSPPMGRDENTPLWVQHIAFRVADEAALMAAKAEVESHGIAVVGPTDHGIIRSIYFFDPNGHRLELTCLTGTPEQMAELKALAPVMLDEWSRDKKVVTQASWLHQKEFED; translated from the coding sequence ATGCGCATCGAACAGATCCACCACGTCGCCTACCGCTGCAAGGACGCCCGTGAAACGGTGGAGTTCTACCGCCGGGTTTTGAACATGGATTTCCTGGTGGCGATTTCGGAGGACCGCGTTCCCTCCACCAAGGAACCCGATCCGTACATGCACGTGTTTCTGGATGCGGGCAACGGCAACATCCTGGCGTTTTTCGAGGTGCCCCATTCGCCGCCCATGGGCCGGGACGAGAACACGCCGCTGTGGGTGCAGCACATCGCCTTCCGCGTGGCGGACGAGGCGGCGCTGATGGCCGCCAAGGCGGAGGTGGAATCCCACGGCATCGCCGTCGTCGGTCCCACCGATCACGGCATCATCAGGTCCATCTATTTCTTCGACCCCAACGGCCACCGGCTGGAATTGACCTGCCTGACCGGCACGCCCGAGCAGATGGCCGAACTCAAGGCGCTGGCCCCGGTGATGCTGGACGAATGGAGCCGGGACAAGAAGGTCGTGACCCAAGCCTCGTGGCTCCACCAAAAGGAATTCGAAGACTGA